In one Nicotiana tomentosiformis chromosome 6, ASM39032v3, whole genome shotgun sequence genomic region, the following are encoded:
- the LOC138894785 gene encoding protein WEAK CHLOROPLAST MOVEMENT UNDER BLUE LIGHT 1-like, which translates to MARMPEPILELKQWIEGLDLGKNVAMRSPSGDEEVPAPKQVKEKKRKDAPSSPVSKKKKPTKKSHKPKGVLAVQAQLELAEAQLRAAKENASVQIDKIKELQHRLDLATSDKASLADELEIARSEVAVARSEVAVARSEVVEANKIVDAKVAQFRIDVEVNQDKAKSMVKHAKWQARREALEGVSAQGFDVATEIENAKVEEARARRLAFPEDDSDSSSESEDGENPEDATSDEDQAT; encoded by the exons ATGGCTCGGATGCCGGAACCGATTCTGGAACTTAAACAATGGATTGAAGGTCTG GACTTAGGGAAGAACGTTGCCATGAGATCCCCATCTGGTGATGAAGAGGTCCCCGCCCCGAAGCAGgttaaagagaagaagagaaaagatgcTCCGAGTTCCCCGGTCTCGAAAAAGAAAAAACCGACAAAGAAATCTCACAAGCCCAAGGGGGTTCTG GCCGTTCAAGCGCAATTGGAGTTGGCCGAGGCCCAACTTCGGGCTGCAAAAGAAAATGCCTCGGTGCAGATCGATAAGATTAAGGAGCTTCAacatcggttggatttggccacttctGATAAGGCAAGCTTGGCCGATGAACTCGAAATAGCCAGATCCGAGGTAGCCGTAGCCAGATCTGAAGTAGCCGTAGCCAGATCTGAGGTGGTCGAGGCTAATAAAATAgttgatgctaaagtggcccagttcaggatcgatgttgaggtcaaCCAGGACAAGGCCAAGAGTATGGTCAAACATGCTAAATGGCAGGCTCGGAGGGAAGCTCTCGAGGGGGTCagtgctcagggcttcgatgttgcGACCGAAATTGAAAATGCCAAGGTGGAGGAAGCCAGGGCTAGAAGGCTGGCCTTCCCTGAGGATGACTCTGATAGCTCGAGCGAATCTGAAGACGGAGAAAATCCCGAGGACGCaacctccgatgaagaccaagccacttag